The sequence below is a genomic window from Streptomyces sp. V1I1.
GTACGCGACGGCCGCCGCCCGCACCACGCTGGAGCGGGTACGGGCGGCGGGCGTCGAGCGGGTGGTGGCGATGGTGAACGCCCGCAACGAGCGCTCGATCGCGGTGATCCGGCGGCTGGGGATGGAGCTGGCCGAGACGTTCACGACGCCGGTGTCCCAGCAGAAGGGGTACTGCTTCCGGCTGGAGCTCAGTTCGCTTTGAACGTGTTGATCGCGGTGGAGAACACCACGTCCCTGTTCGCGTCCCAGAGGTCGGCGCGGCCCGCGGCAAGGATCGCGTACTCCGTGCCGTCCGAGGCCACGAACGCCTGGTCGATGACGTGCCGCCGCAGGCCGCTCTCGTCCGGCTCGGGGATGTGGGTGAACTCCCAGAGCGCGCCCGGCCGTCCCTGGTAGGTGTTCTGCGCCAGCCGGCTGCGCTGGTAGTCGGTCTCGGGGGTCTCCTGGTGCTTCTTCTCCAGGCCGAGGAAGTTCTCGTACGAGGACATGGGGGTGTTCTTGACGATCCCGATCTGGATGTACGAACCACCCGTCGGGGCCTCGTAGAAGATCTGGCTGCCCGCCTGCCGGCGCTTCCAGCCGTCCATCACCCCGACGGTGAATCCGGCGGGGTCCTGCTTCAGCACAAAGCCGGCGGGGAGCGCGGCGCCGCCCGGGGATTGGGACTGGGAGGGGTTGGGGGACGGGATGGCGGAGGGGAACACGGGAGGTGAGTCGGAAGCCGAGGCGGCTGGTGAGGCGGACGCCGGCGGGTCCTGCTTGGGGGTGGGCGACTGCGAGGCGGCGGGTGGCTTGTTCTGTGCCTGGCCGGACTCGTCGTTGTTCCTCTCGTTGTTCCTCTTCAGGAGCAGCGCCCCGGCCGTCGCGCCGCCGCCGATGACGAACGCGGCGGTGAGGGTGGCCGTCCAGACAAGGACCTTGCGCTTGCGCTCGGCCGCGGCTGCCGTGGCGGCTGGATCGTGGACAACCCCCGGCGCGGCGGCGAGGTGCACGGCGTGGGGGTCAGCCACATTGTGGGGGTCGGCCACATAGGGAGCGGCAGGAGCCGTGGCAGGAGGCGTGGTGGGAGCCGCCGGAGTCACCGGGGCAGCCATCGGGCCGTACGCCGGAACCGGCGGAACCGGCAGAACTGCCGCTTGCTGCCCCATCATTCGCAGCACGTACGGGCCCAGGAACGTCGCCGCCCCCACCCACAGCAGCCCGAACAGCAGCGCGTCCGGAACGCTCGGCGCGAACTCCGAGGTGCCCTGACCGCCGAAGTCCGCAAGGCCCCCCGCAAGTTCGACCGAGACTCCGCTGACGCCCGTGAACAGCAGGACGAGCCCCAGCGAGAAGCCGCCTGCCAGCAGCTGCTCGCGACGGTCCGCCGAGCGGCGCGCCGCCCAGACGCCGAGCGTGAGCGCGCATACCGCACCGAGGGCGAGCGCCCCGGCGACCGTTCCGCCGCCCCACACATCGTTGATCTCCGGCAGTCCGAAACTGCCGTGCTCCGTGCTGGAGCCGATCGGGCTGAACTGGCCCTGGACGTCGTACTCCACCGGCACGCCCCAGCTCAGCCCGAGCACCGCGAAGCCGATGTTGGGCAGGATCGCCAGCGCGACCAGCAGGGCCGTGCCGTCCACGTCGTCCGCGTTGGCGTACGCGACGAAGCCGACCAGCGAGCAGAGCACCAGCACCGCGCCGAGCGCGCGCACCGCCGTCCCCAGCGCACGTACCGTCGAGCGTGCCGCGGGCCGCTGCGCCAGCCACGCCGCGAGGTCGTCGCGCTGCAGCACCCCGCAGGTCACCGCGAGTGAGATCGCCAGGGCGCCGAGCGCCGCGAGCAGCGGGGACGAGGAGACCGCCACGCCCGCGATCTCGGGCTGGGCGAACAGGCCGAGGACCAGGACCACACCGGTGACCAGCAGCGAGAGCCGTACGGCGGCTTCCAGCCCGGCCCCTCGCGTACGCAGCATCCGTGCGCCCACGTACAGCGCGCCGATCCACAGCAGAGTCACCGTCAGCGGCACCACGGAGAGCGAGGCCGCGCCCATCGCGTCGATGTCCGAGTCGCCGAAGATCCCGCCCGAGGAACCGGAACTGGAGCCGGAACCGGAGCCGGAGCCCGAATCCGGGCCGAACGGTGACGAGCCGCCCGCCGCCTTCACCTCGAAGCCGCCGCCGAACCCTTGCAGCAGCATCGCGAGCGCGATCCGCAGCCGGTCGCTCCAGCCGACGACGACCTCGTCGTCCTGGCCGTAGGACGGGATGGCGAGAACCACCGCCAGCGCCAACAGCAGTCCGGCCGGCCAGGCCGCGGCCTTCGCAGCTGCCGGCCAGTCGCCGCGGAACACACGCCCGAAGAACGCCCCGACGGGGGAAGGTTGGGCGGGCTGCCCAACCGCGAGAGCGGGCGGAGCCGGAGGCATCGCGGGCGGGGCCGAAGCCTCGGGCAACCTCTCCCGTCCGCACTTCATGCAGAAGCGAGCCTCATCCGGAGATGGATTGCCGCAGTGCGGGCAGAACGACGCCATGGGGGAGACTCCGAGGTGACAGGTGGGGACGGGCGGGGAGATAAGAACGTCGTAAACAACTGACTCAACTTCCCCGCCTGCCGGTTCCCGTCAACATCCGGCTGGGTTGCGCCAATTCACGCCAGATTCAAGGCAGTTCTCGGCTGCTGACGGCTGCTGACGACTGCTCACGGCTGTTCACGGCTGTTCACGGCTGTTCACGGCTGTTCACGGCAGCAGTCTCGGGCTAGAACACCGAAAGCCCGGTCAGCGTCGTGAACCGGTCCAACGCCGCGACCCCCGCCACCGAGTTGCCGCGCGCGTCCAGGCCCGGGCTCCAGACGCACAAGGTGCAGCGCCCCGGCACCACCGCGACGATCCCGCCGCCCACGCCGCTCTTGCCCGGCAGTCCGACCCGGTAGGCGAAGTCGCCGGCCGCGTCGTACGTACCGCAGGTCAGCATCACGGCGTTCATCTGCTTGGCCTCGCTGCGGGTCAGCAGGCGGGAGTCGTCGGCGCGCAGCCCGTGGCGGGCCAGGAAGCGGGCCGCCAGGGTCAGATCGGCGCAGCTCATCTCGATCGAGCACTGCCAGAAGTAGTGGTCGAGGAGGGTCGGTACGGGGTTGACGATATTGCCGTACGAGGCCATGAAGTGGGCCAGCGCGGCATTGCGGTCGCCGTACGCGGACTCCGACTCGGCGACATCCGGGTCGAAACCCAGGTGCGGGTTGCCGCTCTCCTGCCGCAGGAATTCCAGCAGTTCGCTGCTCGCGTCGCCGGTCAGAGTCTGCAGGATGTCGGTGACGACGAGCGCGCCCGCGTTGATGAAGGGATTGCGCGGAATCCCGTTCTCGTACTCCAGCTGCACCAGCGAGTTGAAGGGGTTGCCGGACGGCTCACGGCCGACGCGCTCCCAGAGGCCGGCGTCGCCGTGGGTCATGGCCAGCGCGAGGGAGAAGACCTTGGTGATCGACTGGGTGGAGAAGGGGTGCTGCCAGTCGCCCACTCCGTACACCTTGCCGTCCACGTCCGCGATGGCCATGCCGAAGCGGCGCGGGTCGACGGCGGCGAGTGCCGGGATGTACTCGGCGGGCCTGCCGCTGCCGATCTGCGGTGCGATGTCTGCCGCGATCCGTTCCAGGACCGCCTGGTAGTCCATGGCGGCGCGGGTTACTGCGGCTTGGTGCCGCGGTGCAGCGCCACGATCCCGCCGGACAGATTCCGCCACGCGACCTTGGACCAGCCTGCCTGCTGGAGCCGCTGCGCCAGCCCCGCCTGGTCGGGCCAGGCGCGGATCGACTCGGCGAGATAGACGTACGCGTCCGGGTTCGAGGAGACCGCCCGCGCCACCGGCGGCAGCGCCCGCATCAGATACTCGGTGTAGACCGTACGGAACGGCGCCCAGGTCGGCTGCGAGAACTCGCAGATCACGACCCGCCCGCCCGGCTTCGTCACCCGGTACAGCTCGCGCAGCGCCGCGTCCGTGTCCTGCACATTGCGCAGCCCGAACGAGATCGTCACGGCGTCGAAGACACCGTCGCGGAACGGCAGCTTCGTCGCGTCGCCCGCGGTGAGCGGCAGCCACGGGTTGCGCTTCTTGCCCTCGCGCAGCATGCCGAGGGAGAAGTCGCAGGGGACGACATACGCGCCGGTGGCGGTGAACGGAAGCGAGGACGTGCCCGTGCCCGCGGCCAGGTCCAGGACCTTCTGCGCCGGGCGGGCGTCCACCGCCTTCGCGACCTCCTTGCGCCACCGCCGGTCCTGGCCGAGCGAGAGCACATCGTTGGTGAGGTCATAGTTCGCCGCCACGTCGTCGAACATCGAGGCGACTTCGTGCGGCTGCTTGTCCAGGGTTGCTCGGGTCACGCACCCATTCAAGCAGCACGTTCAAACAGCACGCCGCCCGGCAGGGCTCACCGGAACCGGGGCCGGCTCCCGCCACCTCTCTGCGACCTCCTGATGGCGTACGCGAAGAGCCCGAGGCCGGCCAAGATGATCGCGCCGAACACGGTCACCAGGACATGGCCCCTACGCGCGCCGGTACACCAGACGTCCACCGAGTACGGTCGCGACGCAGGTCCCCGCGCCGTGCAGCCGCAGCATCCGCGCCGGGACGTCGTCGGCCGGGACATCATCGACCGGGCCATCGTCGACCGGTACGCCCTCGACCGGTACGTCGAAAACCGCGAAGTCGGCGGACCCGCCGACCGTGAGGCTCCGGTCGAGCAGGGCGTTCAGCGGGTAGCCCTTGAACGGATCGAGCGTGAGCGCCTCGCGCTCGGCGCCACCCATCGGTTCGCGTACATACAGCCCCGACCGTGCCACCGCTGTCCGCACCGAGGGCCGGGTGAACGGGCCGCAGACCGCCGTCACCCCGTGCCGCAGCAGCCGCTGCAACCCGCGTCGCGCGCTCGCGCCCCAGCGGGCCTCGTCCATCTCCAGCGCCGCCAGCGCCTCGCCGGTCAGCGGCTCGGTGCCGAGTTGGTCAGCCTCGCGCGGATCGGGGTGGTAGGCCGCCTCAAGCAGTGCGGCGGCCTGCGGGTGCCGCAGCCCGGGGGTCAGCAGCCCGGGCCAGCGCCGCACCCGCGCCTGCGGGCGGGCGGCAGCCATCTCCTCGTACGTGCCCATCGCGATGATCAACCCGGCGTCCACGGCAACCGCGTGGACCCCCCGGCGGCCGCCCACAAAGACGTCGTCCGCCACATGGATGGTCTGCAACTCGGCCTCGTACCGCTCTTAGTTGGAGGCGAGCAGCTTCAGCTCGGGGTGGGCCGTACCACCCTCGATCGCCGTGGACGAGATGTGCGAGGCGACGCGCTCGTCGACCGGGTCGTCCGCCGGGTCGTCGTGCACGACGATGTGCTCGTACGTCGTCGTCCGCTGCGCCGGCACCCGGCCCGACTTACGGATCAGGTCGATGATCTCCAGCCGGTTCGACCGGTGCTTCGCGCCCGCCGAGGAGACGACGTTCTCCTCGAGCATGATCGAACCGAGGTCGTCCGCGCCGTAGTGCAGCGACAGCTGGCCGACCTCCTTGCCCGTGGTCAGCCACGAGCCCTGGATGTGGGCGACGTTGTCGAGGAAGAGGCGCGCGATCGCGATCATGCGCAGGTACTCGAAGAGCGTCGCCTGCGTACGGCCCTTGAGGTGGTTGTTCTCGGGCTGGTACGTGTACGGGATGAAGGCCCGGAAGCCGCCCGTCCGGTCCTGCACATCGCGGATCATCCGCAGGTGCTCGATCCGCTCGGCGTTGGTCTCGCCGGTGCCCATCAGCATTGTCGACGTCGACTCGACGCCCAGCCGGTGCGCGGCCTCCATGATCTCCAGCCACCGCTCGCCGGACTCCTTGAGCGGCGCGATCGCCTTGCGCGGCCGCTCGGGCAGCAGCTCGGCGCCGGCGCCCGCGAAGGAGTCGAGGCCGGCGGCGTGGATCCGGGAGATCGCCTCCCCGACCGACACCTTGGAGATACGGGCCATGTGCTCGACCTCGGAGGCACCGAGGGAGTGGATCACCAGCTCCGGGTACGCCGTCTTGATGGCCGAGAAGTGCTTCTCGTAGTACTCGACGCCGTAGTCCGGGTGGTGCCCGCCCTGGAACATGATCTGGGTGCCGCCGAGCTCGACCGTCTCGGCGCAGCGCCGCAGGATGTCGTCGAGGTCGCGCGTCCAGCCCTTGTCGGTGTCCTTCGGCGGGGCGTAGAAGGCACAGAACTTGCAGGCGGTGACGCACACGTTGGTGTAGTTGATGTTGCGCTCGATGATGTACGTCGCGATGTGCTCCGTACCCGCGTAACGCCGCCGCCGTACGGCGTCCGCCGCCGCGCCCAACGCGTGCAGCGGCGCGGAACGGTACAGCTCGAGCGCCTCCTCCGGGGTGATCCGCCCACCCTCGGCAGCACGGTCCAGCGCGGACTGAAGGTCGGCCTTCTCGGTCACCGGGTGTCACCTTTCGGCGGTGGTTCAGAGCATCTGCGGGCCGATCCAGCCTACGCCAGGGGTGGTGGCAACCTGCGGGCACGGTCGGCACGGCGTCGGTGCGTGGCCCGCCGCGGTGACGATCACCTCGACTTTTCCAGCAGGGCACGCGGGTTGCCCGCCCGTGGGTCCTGGGAGGTGTACTCCAGGCGGCCCTCGGCGAGCCGCAGCTTCACCGTGTGCGTGCCCGCCGTGCAGGCATTGCCTTCCTTGCCGCTGGACTTGCCCTCGGCGACCAGCTCCGTCCTGCTCGCGCTGCGCAGTACGAGGTTGTCCTCGCAGGCGAAGCTCCCCAGGGCGTCGAACTGGTTGACCGTGCCGACCTTCGCGCCCGTCTTCCCGGAGCCGATGACGATCGTGAAGGTCCCGGCGTTGATCTTGCTGCCGGCGAACTCGACCTGGAAGGGGCCCTTCCAGGTGCCGATGAAGGTCTTCCGGACCGCGTTCGCCTGCCCCTCGGGTTCGCCCGACGCGCTGTCCGACACCGACGGGCTCTTGGTCTTCTGCGGCCCGGCCGCCGAACTGTCACCCTTGCCGTTCCCGCCCGGGAACAGATCGAACAGCACCGTCCCGCCCACCGTCACCGCCGCAAGCGCACCTGCCACCGCCAGGGCCACCGTGCAGCTCACCTTCCGGCCCCGGCGTTCGCCCGGCTCGCCGGACCCGGTCGGTACGGAGTCGGCCGTCATCGAGACGGAGAGCCGCCCGTTGGGGCTGTGTTGGCCCGGCAGCGACGAGTCCCGGGGCGGCTCCACCGGCGGCCCGAACGCCCCGACCGCGGCGCTGCTGAACGCAACCGGCCCTGACGCCACCGGGTCCGACGCCAACGGCCCCGAACCCACCGGCCCCGACGCCACAGGGTCCGCCTGCGACGGCTCGAGATCCAGCAGTCTGACCGCCGACCGGCTGACCTGCTCGACCAGCGGGCCCGGCAGCCATCCCGCCCCGACCAGCGCGGCCGCCCCACCCGGGGCCAGCCTGTTCGCGATGTCGGCGGGCGCGGGCCGCGCTGCCGGGTCCTTGGCGAGGCAGTCGGCGACCAGTTCGCGCAAGTCGCCCTCCAGGGAACCCAGTTCGGGCTCCCCGTGCACCACCTTGTAGAGCAGCGCGGCCGAGGAGTCGCCCGGGAAGGGCGCCGCGCCC
It includes:
- a CDS encoding glutaminase; this encodes MDYQAVLERIAADIAPQIGSGRPAEYIPALAAVDPRRFGMAIADVDGKVYGVGDWQHPFSTQSITKVFSLALAMTHGDAGLWERVGREPSGNPFNSLVQLEYENGIPRNPFINAGALVVTDILQTLTGDASSELLEFLRQESGNPHLGFDPDVAESESAYGDRNAALAHFMASYGNIVNPVPTLLDHYFWQCSIEMSCADLTLAARFLARHGLRADDSRLLTRSEAKQMNAVMLTCGTYDAAGDFAYRVGLPGKSGVGGGIVAVVPGRCTLCVWSPGLDARGNSVAGVAALDRFTTLTGLSVF
- a CDS encoding demethylmenaquinone methyltransferase; translation: MTRATLDKQPHEVASMFDDVAANYDLTNDVLSLGQDRRWRKEVAKAVDARPAQKVLDLAAGTGTSSLPFTATGAYVVPCDFSLGMLREGKKRNPWLPLTAGDATKLPFRDGVFDAVTISFGLRNVQDTDAALRELYRVTKPGGRVVICEFSQPTWAPFRTVYTEYLMRALPPVARAVSSNPDAYVYLAESIRAWPDQAGLAQRLQQAGWSKVAWRNLSGGIVALHRGTKPQ
- the mqnC gene encoding cyclic dehypoxanthinyl futalosine synthase yields the protein MTEKADLQSALDRAAEGGRITPEEALELYRSAPLHALGAAADAVRRRRYAGTEHIATYIIERNINYTNVCVTACKFCAFYAPPKDTDKGWTRDLDDILRRCAETVELGGTQIMFQGGHHPDYGVEYYEKHFSAIKTAYPELVIHSLGASEVEHMARISKVSVGEAISRIHAAGLDSFAGAGAELLPERPRKAIAPLKESGERWLEIMEAAHRLGVESTSTMLMGTGETNAERIEHLRMIRDVQDRTGGFRAFIPYTYQPENNHLKGRTQATLFEYLRMIAIARLFLDNVAHIQGSWLTTGKEVGQLSLHYGADDLGSIMLEENVVSSAGAKHRSNRLEIIDLIRKSGRVPAQRTTTYEHIVVHDDPADDPVDERVASHISSTAIEGGTAHPELKLLASN
- a CDS encoding serine/threonine-protein kinase, which encodes MQPLDPGEPQSIGAYRLLGRLGAGGMGRVYLGRSAGGRTVAVKVVHPHFALDEEFRARFRREVEAARRVGGQWTAPVLDADPEAPVPWVATGYVAGPALSQAVTDHGPLPTHSVRVLGAGLAEALAAVHGLELVHRDVKPSNVLMTLDGPRLIDFGIARATDGTASLTSTGVSVGSPGYMSPEQILGKGVTGAADVFSLGAVLAYAAVGAAPFPGDSSAALLYKVVHGEPELGSLEGDLRELVADCLAKDPAARPAPADIANRLAPGGAAALVGAGWLPGPLVEQVSRSAVRLLDLEPSQADPVASGPVGSGPLASDPVASGPVAFSSAAVGAFGPPVEPPRDSSLPGQHSPNGRLSVSMTADSVPTGSGEPGERRGRKVSCTVALAVAGALAAVTVGGTVLFDLFPGGNGKGDSSAAGPQKTKSPSVSDSASGEPEGQANAVRKTFIGTWKGPFQVEFAGSKINAGTFTIVIGSGKTGAKVGTVNQFDALGSFACEDNLVLRSASRTELVAEGKSSGKEGNACTAGTHTVKLRLAEGRLEYTSQDPRAGNPRALLEKSR